GTACTACACAGTGGCCTGTTTTTCCGTTCTTTACTTCCTGCTTTAACATGAGTCCTGTGTCAAACTGTGGTTTAATAACCAACTCCCTCAGGCATTTCCATAAGTCGGTTATAACTGGCCGATTTCCAGGGTCAAACCCCAGACATTTGCACAAGATATCCTGTAGAGAAGCATATTCAGAGCCCAGTCTACCCTCCAATACCACTGCAATTTTCTCTGACCAACGCATGCACAAACCAGAATAATCACAGCCTTTTTCATCTTTGATAGCATTAGCAACAAAATGCAAGAAACATTTCATCTCTTCCACGAAAGTGCTCCCAACAATAAGCCAAACCAGTAAACAGGCCAAAGACCAAACATCTGAAGCACATCCAACTTCATATCTGGATTTTCCCCAATCAAACTTAAAGCTCTCCTTGACAAAAAAGTTCAATAACATCTCAGGGCTAATAAACATAAGATATTTGTCCAGTAAAGTATCCTTCAAACTTATTCCCAAATCACAGAGTTCTATTCGCACAGCCATATGCAGTCTCCTACCTGTATTAAAAACATCTCCCAAATCAACATAAACACGGCCAAAATCATTGAAACCAAAACAACTCACTCTCAAGAAACCAATAGCCAGTCCTTCAGAATGCAAACGGCTCAAAATTTCGCATATCTCCATACAGAACATCGCCAAAGCACTCATTTCATCACTACTCAACCTTTCATCTTCATCCTCCTTTTTCTTAAGCACACATTTCAACAAATTAGGCGAAGCAACCTTCTCACAAACCATATAAACACATTTATCATCCTCGTTACACCAAAACCCAAAAACCTTTCCCACATTACTTACTCTAAGAGTTGCATTTAAGATAATTCGCAATTTATTTCTCGCCTCTTCCTCCATCCCATACAAAACGGTCAGAATTCTTGACTCATAGCTAGCCTTAAAAAACTTAGAATCCTCTTCACCCTCCACAAAAGTCCCAACTCTAACAAGACCCACGTGTTCTTTCTCCCTCAAAACACACCCCATCACATAATCACTCTGAAAATACTTGAGAACTTCTCCACAAACTACTCCACCATCACTCTCCGAACCCACTTTCTCAATCGAAATACAATCTCTCGGGAGAACCCATTTCTTCCATTTACAATAGAACTCATATGACCACGACTTTAGAGCCGAAGGAAACAACACTGACTGGTCTATCCCATTTGCCTGCGGCGATGATGGTGAAATAACTTTCTTGTTCCCTGGTGAGTGGCGGTGTTGAAGGACAGATGACAAGTGAAGGAGGTCGAGGTTCTTGGGAAGGGAAGCAAGAGAGTTTGGAAATTTCACGAGGAGAGTGCAGACGGTGCAGCGGATAGTGTTGGGAAATGGGTTAGGGAGCTGCTTCAGACAGGCCTCGCAGGTGGTATGGCCGCAGGTAAGGACGCGAGGGATGGCGGATACGGCGTCATACGGCTGCAGACACACCGGGCACTCCGGCAGCTCCGCCTCGTCCATGGCGGGGTGTTGGCTGCGGATTAGTATTGACTTGCAATTCTGGATTTTGATCAGTCGTCTGTTTATATGCTAGTTAAGGAGAAAGAGTGAGCAGTTTGCAGTGGGTGGGCACTTACTTGGCAAgacattttgatcattttattctccaattaatgcattttaacaatttatttcaagCAATAACATCAAATAATTAGATGATGAACATACAACttctacctttttttttttaaagaaaaaaagcacaatatctatatatattttaaaataaaataataatatatagttatttgaaaatatatatatatatatataaacatcaCAAAGATATAAAGTGTAAACGGGTCGGGTCATCCCGGACCTGTTCATGAGCTGGATTATGTACTGAAGTCATATCCGTTTTTAAAGTGTGCCGCATTGTTTCATTGAAGCCCAATTTTATAGCCCAAGCCCTATATTTTTAGCTGAATGGGTAAACGGGGCGGGCGGGCACGGATCGTGTAAATCTTGATTACTTTTACAGTTTAATGAGCAAGGTCCAGGGTTCTGACGGTCTCTGCTGTATATCGTCGGATTTAGCCAAAATTTGATTGGGTACTGAATCAGGCTACGGTTGGGTGAGTCCCATTCTTTTGCGGTATATGCgtttgtgcaattttttttcggatttttttaatttgataaatgacAATCTGAATTAGGACGCTTTCTTGTCCGATTTCGAGTAGTTTCTGGGTTTATTTTCGATTCAATCGACTCATTGGCTTGAGATTTATGTCGCCCAAGTTCCAGTGGCAGCTGCTTTTCTAGATTATTGTGAGTTCTTGTTGTTTGTGGCAAAGGGTTCAATAGTTCAAAAGTTTACTGCTTTGTACATCTAAATTACgtggaaagaaaaatgatgtaGCAAAACAATTGGAGAGATCTTGATCGCTTGTCAATGGGGTTTGTTATGGTAACAATTTGTGTTTCGTAATGTGAAGATTGAGCAATTTTTAGATTGTAGATCAGCGAAATCGCGGGGTTAGTTTGATGAGCCAGCTTGACGGCAAAATCGAGCATAGGTCGAATATGAAAGATGGATAAATTGGAGTGCTGTAGCACAAAAATGGTTTCATGTATCTAGAATTCAGATCAGTACTTGGACCACAATCGAAAGTCTTCAGTCTTGGAAATAGCCTTAGTATTTGGCTTATGAATGTGAAGCTTCCAGTACTGGAACAACGGACTGAATGATTATTTGTAGGACTCGGACTCAAACTAGACACAAGGGTATCAGGGGGAGTAGTTGCTTAGGATACTTGCAGGTTTAACTTTATTGACTGCAGATTTATTCAAATCCCCACAACTTTTTTATGGTACCTGCAAGTAGACACATTTCTTGtagcatggaattaggtgttgGTTACACAGAAAACCAGAGGCCAGTCTTGAACACAAACTTTTAGTCCAAGACTTGTGCTGGAATGGTGGGTATGAAACTTCTCATGAGATATTTGGGTCCCACCTTGAAGGCTAagttacattttaattttgatcattaatGAGAAATTTGAACAATTGAGTTCCATATacccatttattttaattctttttattaaatgggcttttatgtttttgtgtCCTTCATAACAGTAACATGGCTGGAGCTGGGAGTTCTATGCtgtattcttttcttttgtttgttgtcACGCTTTCTCTACAAGAAATGTATAGAGCGAAGTTGGCATCTTCAGAGTTACTCACTATTCTTGGGGGGTTCACCAGCTCTCTCATATTCCTTTTGCTGCTGACGGTAAGTGACACTGTCGTTTTGACAGTCCGTCATACATGGGGTCATTGTACTCATGTTTAAGCAATCTGGCTGTGTCCGCTAAATGATTGGCGGCAGCTGGTTGCATTTCTAATAGATATTGTATACTCTCCTTTTCTCTCTGTGCCTCACTCCCCATCCATTAAATGCATGCATGATTGCTCTGTATCTTGGAAACATGAGTCCTAGACTTTAAAATAAGGCCTCTTTATCTCACCAAGACTTCTTATATGCATATGCACTTCCCTATTTAGCTTCTTCTCAGTAATCTGCaacataaattatcataatttaattttgaaattttagtaGATGTAAATGTTGCTTGTTATGAATGTTTCACCAAGCCCAACTGCAGCCTTTTTAAATacattgttatatatatttttgacaaTCAACCTGCTACTGTACCTAGATCATTACAAGGGTTCTTTACAACTTTAGttcaatttatcatttttccaTGCAGAAACTTTATGAGGAATGTCATTGGAAAACTTAAGGTTATTTGAGCTTCGTTATTTTCTCTTGCC
The window above is part of the Sesamum indicum cultivar Zhongzhi No. 13 linkage group LG2, S_indicum_v1.0, whole genome shotgun sequence genome. Proteins encoded here:
- the LOC105180295 gene encoding uncharacterized protein LOC105180295, producing MDEAELPECPVCLQPYDAVSAIPRVLTCGHTTCEACLKQLPNPFPNTIRCTVCTLLVKFPNSLASLPKNLDLLHLSSVLQHRHSPGNKKVISPSSPQANGIDQSVLFPSALKSWSYEFYCKWKKWVLPRDCISIEKVGSESDGGVVCGEVLKYFQSDYVMGCVLREKEHVGLVRVGTFVEGEEDSKFFKASYESRILTVLYGMEEEARNKLRIILNATLRVSNVGKVFGFWCNEDDKCVYMVCEKVASPNLLKCVLKKKEDEDERLSSDEMSALAMFCMEICEILSRLHSEGLAIGFLRVSCFGFNDFGRVYVDLGDVFNTGRRLHMAVRIELCDLGISLKDTLLDKYLMFISPEMLLNFFVKESFKFDWGKSRYEVGCASDVWSLACLLVWLIVGSTFVEEMKCFLHFVANAIKDEKGCDYSGLCMRWSEKIAVVLEGRLGSEYASLQDILCKCLGFDPGNRPVITDLWKCLRELVIKPQFDTGLMLKQEVKNGKTGHCVVLGEICEMVEEADKELMGVIQGKDKNDGAGVELRVNEDVVQGVSRGHVKCTEMKGHLDCITGLAIGGGFLFSSSYDKIVHVWSLQDLSHVHSFKGHEHRIMAVVFVDGEQPLCISGDNENVICIWKVTFPFSEEPVRKLHEKKDWRYSGIHAMAISGTGYLYTGSGDKLVKAWSLQDYTLSCAMSGHKSVVSSLIVCDGVLYSGSWDGTVRLWSLSDHSPLTVLVEDKPGNVGSVLSLSMEHHLLFVGHENGSIKIWHNDVLMKSTQTHKGAVFSVSTKEKWLFSGGWDRTIGLQEISEDVDGMEVIRVGSIACNSTITALLYWQGKLFVGQADTIIKVYQGV